In one Thermodesulfobium acidiphilum genomic region, the following are encoded:
- a CDS encoding damage-control phosphatase ARMT1 family protein: protein MKLCLDCIVCFQKQALFATKDLDDELRSRILKKVMFFLYNADWKTSSDEFANEVHRIIREVSGLSDPYKEIKKRSNEISLKMYPVLKKLLDRESSGNRLYTAAKIAIAGNIIDFGPSNEFDLESTIDEVMSKDLTINNFKSLEEKVVSSESMLYFADNAGEIVFDKIFIEEMLRTRNKPFEQISFVVKSGPIINDAMLEDAYEVGLDRLPNIRFLEISNGEKNSASSRRSDEVRRYIEEHDIVISKGQGNFEGLSDFHNIFFMLMAKCNVIAKELGVDIRSSVIKYKE, encoded by the coding sequence ATGAAATTGTGTCTTGATTGTATAGTTTGTTTCCAAAAACAGGCTCTCTTTGCGACAAAGGATTTAGACGATGAACTGAGATCCAGGATTTTGAAAAAGGTGATGTTTTTTCTGTATAACGCTGATTGGAAAACTTCATCTGACGAGTTTGCAAACGAAGTTCACCGTATTATAAGGGAAGTTTCGGGTTTATCAGATCCATATAAAGAGATTAAAAAAAGAAGCAACGAGATTTCACTTAAGATGTATCCAGTTCTAAAAAAGCTTTTAGATAGGGAAAGTTCAGGAAATCGCCTTTATACTGCGGCAAAAATTGCTATTGCGGGAAACATAATAGACTTTGGTCCTTCAAATGAGTTTGATCTTGAAAGTACTATTGATGAAGTGATGTCTAAAGATCTGACAATTAATAATTTTAAGAGTCTGGAAGAAAAAGTAGTCTCTTCTGAGAGCATGCTTTACTTTGCTGATAATGCGGGGGAGATAGTATTTGACAAGATATTCATTGAAGAGATGCTAAGGACAAGAAATAAGCCCTTTGAACAAATTAGTTTTGTAGTAAAGAGTGGGCCTATAATAAACGATGCAATGTTAGAAGATGCCTATGAGGTTGGACTTGATAGGCTTCCTAATATTAGATTTTTAGAGATTTCAAACGGAGAAAAAAATAGCGCTTCCTCAAGGAGAAGCGATGAGGTAAGAAGATATATAGAGGAACATGATATAGTAATTTCTAAAGGGCAGGGTAATTTCGAGGGGTTAAGTGACTTTCATAATATCTTCTTTATGTTGATGGCAAAGTGTAATGTAATAGCAAAAGAACTTGGAGTTGATATAAGAAGTAGTGTTATAAAGTATAAGGAATAG
- a CDS encoding Bax inhibitor-1/YccA family protein, whose product MYRSYNDELTSRAETLDVSGFFRGVFTWMFLGLMFTGVISYVVASNVSILQLILGNPILFYGIIGLQFVAVITLSAAITKLPAELAEFIFILYSALTGVTFSTLFVVYTSSSIASTFIVTAISFGIMAVLGYTTKADLTKMGTFMMAGLIAIIIGFVVNIFLHSSALVLLLSVVGVIVFLGLTAYDMQKLKKIYAAGLFDERKETVLGALTLYLDFINLFLMLLNIMGNRRD is encoded by the coding sequence ATGTATAGATCATATAATGATGAGTTAACGAGTAGAGCAGAAACTTTAGACGTGTCGGGCTTTTTTAGAGGAGTTTTTACGTGGATGTTTTTAGGACTCATGTTTACTGGTGTAATTTCTTACGTAGTAGCATCTAATGTTTCAATTTTGCAACTTATTTTGGGCAATCCTATTTTGTTTTATGGGATAATCGGTTTGCAATTTGTTGCAGTGATAACCTTATCTGCTGCTATTACGAAGCTACCTGCTGAGCTTGCAGAATTTATCTTTATATTGTATTCTGCCTTGACAGGCGTAACGTTTTCTACGCTGTTTGTAGTCTATACTTCTAGTTCTATAGCTTCTACCTTCATCGTTACCGCTATATCTTTTGGTATAATGGCAGTGCTTGGCTATACCACGAAGGCAGACCTTACTAAGATGGGAACTTTTATGATGGCAGGACTTATTGCAATAATAATAGGTTTTGTCGTAAATATTTTCTTACACAGCAGTGCTCTGGTACTTCTTTTATCTGTGGTAGGCGTGATTGTTTTTTTAGGGCTTACGGCATATGACATGCAAAAACTGAAAAAGATATATGCAGCTGGTCTCTTTGATGAGCGAAAAGAGACAGTGCTTGGTGCCCTGACACTTTATTTGGACTTTATAAACCTGTTTCTAATGTTATTAAACATAATGGGTAATAGAAGAGACTAA
- a CDS encoding SemiSWEET family sugar transporter, with product MFETYLGLFAGLLTTSSLVPQVVKAWKTRSTNDISLIMLIMMWIGVFCWVIYGLSIFQMPIVLWNFISFVLLSILLYFKKNSKNSC from the coding sequence ATGTTCGAAACTTATCTTGGATTGTTTGCAGGTCTACTTACCACCAGTTCTCTCGTGCCTCAGGTAGTAAAGGCATGGAAAACGCGTTCAACAAATGATATATCCCTCATAATGTTAATTATGATGTGGATAGGAGTATTTTGTTGGGTGATATATGGCCTTTCTATATTTCAGATGCCCATAGTATTATGGAATTTCATAAGCTTTGTTTTACTATCAATTCTTTTATATTTCAAAAAAAATTCCAAAAATTCATGTTAG